A window of the Methanoregula sp. UBA64 genome harbors these coding sequences:
- a CDS encoding ZPR1 zinc finger domain-containing protein translates to MQKIVPGPCPYCNTEIQYLYQTENIPYFSDILIISATCPSCGYRYVDTQMLKSAEPVRYELAVTTAGDLSAKVVRSMTGIIEIPELGVRIDPGPACQGFITNVEGVLDRIGQAVTAGIRDGTPEERENARVLFGKMEAVKAGELPVTVILQDPLGNSVIVSDKAKKTAFVPEEPEKDGE, encoded by the coding sequence GTGCAGAAGATCGTCCCGGGACCGTGCCCCTACTGCAATACCGAGATACAATACCTTTACCAGACAGAAAATATTCCCTATTTTTCTGATATCCTCATCATTTCGGCTACGTGTCCCTCATGCGGGTACCGGTACGTCGATACCCAGATGCTCAAGAGTGCCGAGCCGGTGCGGTACGAGCTCGCGGTGACGACCGCCGGGGATCTCAGCGCGAAAGTAGTCCGGAGCATGACCGGGATCATCGAGATCCCCGAGCTCGGCGTCCGGATCGATCCGGGCCCGGCCTGCCAGGGTTTTATCACCAATGTCGAGGGCGTGCTCGACCGGATCGGCCAGGCCGTTACCGCCGGGATCCGCGACGGGACTCCCGAGGAACGGGAGAATGCCCGGGTGCTGTTCGGGAAGATGGAGGCAGTAAAAGCCGGCGAGCTGCCGGTGACCGTCATCCTCCAGGACCCGCTGGGTAACAGCGTGATCGTCTCGGACAAGGCAAAAAAGACCGCGTTTGTGCCGGAAGAACCGGAGAAGGACGGGGAGTAA
- a CDS encoding cell division protein SepF, translated as MVKIIDTLLGKNATSSDDDYMELDLSSYEERGSSGAPALLVKIATIGDLKDTPRVKDEVYNGNIVIVDISRLKMDKISYERVLKDLKEVAKDVNGDIIGLGDQRYVVLTPMSVKISRDKIGGA; from the coding sequence ATGGTTAAGATCATTGACACCCTTTTAGGCAAAAACGCCACCAGTTCCGATGACGACTATATGGAGCTGGACCTCAGTTCCTATGAAGAGCGCGGCAGTTCCGGTGCGCCGGCGCTTCTTGTGAAGATCGCAACGATCGGCGACCTCAAGGACACCCCCCGGGTAAAGGACGAGGTATACAACGGCAACATCGTGATCGTGGACATCTCGCGCCTGAAAATGGACAAGATCTCGTACGAGCGCGTCTTAAAGGACTTAAAAGAGGTTGCAAAAGACGTAAACGGCGATATCATCGGCCTCGGCGACCAGCGCTACGTGGTTCTCACCCCTATGTCGGTGAAGATCTCGCGCGACAAGATCGGCGGGGCATAA
- a CDS encoding RNA-binding protein, with translation MKKIVIKKRHSIRKGQVADLMDRLALQIGPSADLFKADMIEILETNADVAIYLVNKKPLFMDNGDWVFPTLKGALQIPFPERMVTVDAGAIPYVVNGADVMRPGIVAVSGDVKANGPVQIVEERHKKPLAIGVALMDGQAILASAQGKMCKSFHHVGDELWNLEI, from the coding sequence ATGAAAAAGATCGTCATAAAGAAACGCCATTCCATCCGGAAAGGGCAGGTTGCCGATCTCATGGACCGGCTCGCCCTCCAGATCGGCCCCTCGGCAGACCTGTTCAAGGCAGACATGATCGAGATCCTCGAGACCAATGCGGACGTTGCGATCTACCTGGTCAACAAGAAACCGCTCTTCATGGATAACGGCGACTGGGTCTTTCCGACCCTCAAAGGGGCACTCCAGATCCCCTTCCCGGAACGGATGGTCACGGTCGATGCCGGGGCGATCCCGTACGTGGTGAACGGCGCTGACGTGATGCGGCCGGGGATCGTGGCCGTGAGCGGGGACGTGAAAGCCAACGGCCCGGTCCAGATTGTCGAGGAACGCCACAAAAAGCCGCTCGCCATCGGCGTCGCGCTCATGGACGGGCAGGCAATTCTCGCGAGCGCACAGGGGAAGATGTGTAAAAGCTTCCACCATGTCGGCGATGAACTCTGGAACCTTGAGATATAA
- a CDS encoding LSM domain-containing protein, protein MTKRPLDILDLVLNRQPVIVSLKGGREIRGVLQGYDVHMNLVLDKAEETENGQVVKVGTLIVRGDNVIYISPSLES, encoded by the coding sequence ATGACCAAAAGACCGTTGGATATTTTGGATCTGGTGCTGAACCGCCAGCCCGTGATCGTCTCCCTCAAAGGCGGGAGAGAGATCCGGGGAGTTCTTCAGGGGTACGACGTTCACATGAACCTCGTCCTTGACAAGGCAGAGGAAACTGAGAACGGGCAGGTCGTAAAGGTAGGCACGCTTATCGTCCGTGGAGATAACGTGATCTACATCTCGCCATCGCTGGAATCATAA
- a CDS encoding 50S ribosomal protein L37e, whose protein sequence is MTKGTPSMGKMNKMTHIACRRCGRISFHAQKKVCSSCGFGRSTKMQNFKWHSKRPKTPTH, encoded by the coding sequence ATGACAAAAGGCACTCCGTCAATGGGTAAGATGAACAAGATGACCCACATCGCCTGCCGGCGCTGTGGCAGGATCTCGTTCCACGCCCAGAAGAAAGTCTGCTCTTCCTGCGGATTTGGAAGAAGCACCAAGATGCAAAACTTCAAGTGGCACAGCAAGAGACCAAAAACGCCGACCCATTAA